The following proteins are co-located in the Piscirickettsia litoralis genome:
- a CDS encoding APC family permease: protein MNITKTPPKISFLLLVLLITGSIDSIRNLPSAALFGSQLPFFFILGALTFLLPTAFVSAELSSRCPENSGIYGWTRTAFGKKWAFLAIWLQWVNTMVWYPTILSFIAATTAHVFAPELAKNKSYMIAMILMIFWLMTFVNLKGLKTSARFASICTLMGTLLPMSMILILALVWIIKGNPSQVNFSHWMPNLHHQDGWISLTAIMASFLGMELATVHTRYVHQPRKTVPKALLATVVIIVFTMLLGSLAIAMVLPNQEIALVDGIMQAFSSFLDHYHLAWAMPIMGVLIVVGSLGSMINWMLSPATGLLQAAQDGFVPRFLAKTNTAKAPANLLLLQAVVVSLVCSAFLFMPSISGSYWLLTALSTELYMLMYVMMFCAAVKIRHQQKGQTPEFTIPGKTFGFTVVSILGFIGCTITLLVGFIPPDSINTGSHYAVIFSTGLVTMIIPVVLFYIYYHRAGKLSIATASY, encoded by the coding sequence ATGAACATCACCAAGACCCCCCCTAAAATCTCCTTTCTCTTACTGGTGCTCTTAATCACCGGCTCTATCGACAGTATTCGTAACCTGCCTTCAGCCGCTTTATTTGGCTCGCAACTGCCTTTTTTCTTTATTTTGGGCGCGCTTACTTTTCTGCTCCCCACTGCCTTTGTTTCAGCAGAGCTAAGCTCACGTTGTCCAGAAAATAGCGGTATTTACGGTTGGACACGCACCGCCTTTGGTAAAAAGTGGGCATTTCTGGCCATTTGGTTGCAGTGGGTCAACACCATGGTCTGGTATCCGACTATTTTGTCATTTATCGCGGCAACTACCGCTCACGTTTTTGCCCCAGAACTTGCCAAAAATAAATCCTATATGATCGCTATGATCTTAATGATTTTCTGGTTGATGACCTTTGTTAACCTAAAAGGCCTTAAAACCTCAGCACGTTTTGCCAGTATCTGTACGCTGATGGGAACTTTACTCCCCATGAGTATGATTTTAATTCTAGCCTTAGTCTGGATCATCAAAGGCAATCCATCGCAAGTGAATTTTAGTCACTGGATGCCAAATTTACACCACCAAGATGGTTGGATTTCACTGACAGCCATCATGGCGTCCTTTTTGGGCATGGAGCTTGCGACAGTCCATACTCGCTATGTGCATCAGCCTCGTAAAACGGTACCCAAAGCTTTACTCGCGACCGTCGTTATTATTGTCTTTACCATGTTACTCGGCTCACTTGCTATTGCCATGGTTTTACCCAATCAGGAGATTGCGCTTGTCGACGGTATTATGCAGGCTTTCTCTAGTTTTCTCGACCATTATCATCTTGCCTGGGCCATGCCAATCATGGGTGTGCTCATCGTCGTTGGCAGCCTGGGCAGCATGATAAACTGGATGCTTTCACCAGCAACCGGTTTATTACAAGCCGCACAAGATGGCTTTGTGCCCCGTTTTTTAGCCAAAACAAATACAGCCAAAGCACCTGCCAATTTATTATTACTGCAAGCCGTTGTTGTTAGCCTCGTTTGCTCTGCCTTTTTATTTATGCCCAGCATCAGCGGTTCTTATTGGCTTCTCACCGCCTTGAGCACAGAACTTTATATGTTAATGTATGTAATGATGTTCTGTGCCGCCGTTAAAATACGCCATCAACAAAAAGGCCAAACCCCAGAGTTTACCATTCCTGGCAAAACCTTTGGCTTTACTGTAGTCAGTATTTTAGGCTTTATTGGCTGCACTATTACCTTGCTTGTTGGCTTTATCCCACCGGACAGCATCAATACCGGTAGCCATTATGCTGTAATATTTAGCACGGGTTTAGTCACTATGATCATCCCTGTCGTTTTATTCTATATTTATTATCACCGAGCAGGAAAACTCTCAATCGCAACGGCCAGTTATTGA
- a CDS encoding heme biosynthesis HemY N-terminal domain-containing protein gives MRLFLSVCAIVAAVIVGVYLNSYPGEVSVQLGGFLVHLPLWLVVIGLVVIVTVWVVLKSVIVGLWNYPSRWARGQAKRRRAKQKAALKKALKGFISGRYAEAEHYFVQSRGEILGGETQLLAAQAAHEQGLTQQCESYLQEAQKQGVDVIDIDVMRARHALDHGDAKAALAIAENIENNQPKQVEALYLRLECYRLLSQWQALIKLVPELKQYTQISKEEREAILIEAYQGQFVTLSHQGGVQAIRELWGAVPRQLRKNALIIAAYADGLSQHQQGIDAEKLVAKQLNQSFDESLLYCYSRIQGADASKQLAQVQKWQVNQPENAVIYHALARLADRAKLYDKARLYYKKALVLSKDYQLELEYAELLAKLGDQRQALEHFRAQLHSSH, from the coding sequence ATGAGACTATTTTTGAGTGTTTGTGCTATTGTTGCGGCGGTCATCGTAGGTGTTTATTTAAACTCATACCCTGGTGAAGTGAGTGTGCAGCTTGGTGGTTTTCTTGTGCATTTGCCCTTATGGTTAGTTGTAATTGGCTTGGTTGTGATTGTAACGGTATGGGTTGTATTAAAATCTGTAATTGTCGGCCTTTGGAATTATCCGAGCCGTTGGGCACGGGGCCAGGCCAAGCGTCGTCGCGCTAAACAAAAAGCGGCCTTAAAAAAAGCACTAAAGGGGTTTATATCTGGGCGTTATGCGGAGGCTGAGCACTATTTTGTTCAATCTCGTGGTGAAATATTAGGGGGAGAAACTCAGCTATTGGCTGCACAGGCTGCACATGAGCAAGGGTTAACTCAGCAATGTGAAAGCTATTTGCAAGAAGCACAAAAGCAAGGTGTTGATGTGATTGATATCGATGTGATGCGCGCCCGCCATGCGCTAGATCATGGTGATGCTAAAGCGGCGCTGGCGATTGCTGAAAATATAGAAAATAACCAACCGAAACAAGTTGAAGCTTTATATCTACGTTTAGAGTGCTATCGCTTGTTAAGCCAATGGCAAGCGCTGATCAAGCTTGTTCCCGAATTGAAGCAATATACACAGATCAGCAAAGAAGAGCGCGAAGCGATTCTAATTGAGGCTTATCAAGGCCAGTTTGTGACTTTGAGCCATCAAGGAGGGGTTCAAGCAATTCGTGAGTTGTGGGGAGCGGTGCCGCGCCAATTGCGGAAAAATGCCTTGATTATTGCAGCCTATGCTGATGGTTTAAGTCAGCATCAGCAAGGAATAGACGCTGAAAAATTAGTTGCTAAGCAGTTGAATCAGTCATTCGATGAGTCTCTACTATATTGTTATAGTCGCATTCAAGGCGCAGATGCGAGCAAGCAACTCGCTCAAGTGCAAAAATGGCAAGTTAATCAGCCAGAAAATGCAGTGATCTATCACGCACTCGCGCGCTTAGCAGATCGTGCCAAGCTTTATGACAAAGCTCGTTTATATTATAAAAAGGCCTTGGTTTTATCCAAAGATTACCAACTAGAGTTAGAATATGCTGAATTGCTCGCAAAGTTGGGTGATCAACGCCAAGCCTTGGAGCATTTTCGTGCACAGTTGCATTCTAGTCATTAA
- the cfa gene encoding cyclopropane fatty acyl phospholipid synthase: MKTNSQAQNSSLNYTKKSSTLENNIQVLLDYADIQINGSRPWDIQVHDPRAYKMALKSGSLGLGEAYMAGLWDCQQLDTMITKMLEAKLEGKLKTNLGLLVRLFTHKIFNFQTQSRAFEVGEKHYDIGNSLYQRMLDPTMSYTCAYWQHAKTLEQAQLAKLELICQKLELEPGMKLLDIGCGWGGMAKYAAENYGVKVVGVTISKEQQHYAQDYCKGLPVEIRLQDYRDLNETFDRIVSIGMFEHVGPKNYQTYMEVAHKSLKEGGLFLLHTIGNNISTVKIDDWVEKYIFPNAVIPSINQIGKAAEELFVMEDWHNFGPDYDKTLCAWHDNFTRTYHEIEQDYSPRFYRMWRYYLMSCAACFRSRDIQLWQLVLSKGRAQKYISHR; the protein is encoded by the coding sequence ATGAAAACTAATTCACAGGCTCAAAACTCCAGCCTGAATTATACTAAAAAAAGCTCTACACTCGAAAATAATATTCAAGTATTACTCGATTATGCAGACATCCAAATTAACGGTAGCAGGCCTTGGGATATCCAGGTTCATGATCCACGTGCTTACAAAATGGCCTTGAAATCAGGCTCTTTAGGCTTAGGTGAAGCTTACATGGCAGGCTTATGGGATTGCCAACAACTCGACACTATGATCACCAAAATGCTAGAAGCCAAACTAGAGGGTAAATTAAAAACTAATTTAGGCTTATTAGTCCGGTTATTTACTCATAAAATCTTTAACTTTCAGACTCAATCTCGGGCTTTTGAAGTTGGCGAGAAGCATTATGATATTGGTAATTCTCTTTATCAACGAATGCTCGACCCAACCATGAGCTACACCTGTGCTTATTGGCAACATGCTAAAACTCTAGAACAAGCTCAACTTGCTAAACTCGAGCTGATTTGCCAAAAGCTAGAACTCGAACCTGGCATGAAACTGCTCGACATCGGTTGTGGCTGGGGCGGCATGGCCAAATACGCCGCTGAAAATTACGGTGTTAAGGTCGTTGGCGTAACGATTTCTAAAGAGCAACAGCACTATGCCCAAGACTATTGCAAAGGGCTGCCCGTTGAAATTCGCCTACAAGACTATCGTGATCTCAACGAAACCTTTGATCGCATCGTCTCTATCGGCATGTTTGAGCATGTAGGACCTAAAAATTACCAAACTTATATGGAAGTCGCCCATAAATCACTCAAAGAGGGTGGACTCTTTTTGCTCCATACTATAGGTAATAATATTTCAACGGTCAAAATCGATGATTGGGTCGAAAAATATATTTTCCCCAATGCAGTGATTCCATCGATCAACCAAATCGGCAAAGCCGCTGAAGAATTATTCGTTATGGAAGATTGGCATAACTTTGGCCCAGACTATGATAAAACACTTTGCGCCTGGCATGATAATTTTACCAGAACCTATCATGAAATAGAGCAAGACTATAGCCCGCGCTTTTATCGGATGTGGCGCTATTATCTCATGTCATGTGCCGCCTGCTTTCGCTCGCGCGACATTCAACTGTGGCAACTAGTCTTGAGTAAAGGACGCGCACAAAAATATATCAGCCACCGTTAA
- the dinB gene encoding DNA polymerase IV, translating into MSERYPRKIIHIDMDYFYAQIEERENPSLKTQPIAVGGRGGRGVIATCNYIARQFGVHSALSTRKALERCPNLVILPTRMPLYKEASVIIHEIFQQYSDLIEPLSLDEAYLDVSAHENATKVARQIRADIYQRLHLTASSGVAANKFLAKIASNVNKPNGEFIIRPEHVAGFIPSLEVKELPGVGPVTEKKLAALGVVSCAELAKLSVTTLNQYFGSFGERLYQLARGIDSRPVNASRERKSVSVETTFASDLNLEQATAELAELVARLKLRLKAKSGASIKALVLKLKSYDFQRTTCEAQYNTIDMAVYQQLLHKAYLRHNKVIRLLGVGVRFCNQDNIEQLVLF; encoded by the coding sequence ATGAGTGAAAGGTATCCTCGTAAAATCATTCATATTGATATGGACTATTTTTATGCGCAGATCGAGGAGCGCGAGAACCCCAGCCTAAAGACTCAGCCGATTGCGGTTGGTGGACGTGGTGGGCGTGGAGTGATTGCAACCTGTAATTATATTGCCAGACAATTCGGCGTGCACTCAGCACTATCAACACGCAAAGCGCTAGAGCGCTGCCCTAACTTAGTGATTTTACCTACACGTATGCCTTTGTATAAAGAAGCTTCTGTTATTATCCATGAGATTTTCCAGCAATATAGTGACTTAATTGAGCCTTTATCACTCGATGAGGCTTACTTAGATGTTTCGGCGCATGAAAATGCGACTAAAGTGGCAAGACAGATCCGTGCCGATATTTATCAACGTTTGCACCTTACAGCCTCAAGTGGTGTCGCTGCAAATAAATTTTTAGCGAAAATCGCCAGTAATGTGAATAAACCCAATGGTGAGTTTATTATTCGTCCCGAGCATGTTGCTGGCTTTATACCGAGTTTGGAGGTTAAAGAGCTACCCGGTGTTGGCCCGGTGACTGAGAAAAAGCTAGCAGCCCTAGGGGTAGTAAGCTGTGCTGAATTAGCTAAATTGTCTGTTACAACACTCAATCAGTATTTTGGTAGCTTTGGTGAACGCTTATATCAGTTAGCTCGGGGGATTGATTCGCGGCCGGTTAATGCGAGCCGTGAGCGCAAATCTGTCAGCGTAGAAACTACATTTGCCAGCGATTTAAATTTAGAGCAGGCTACAGCTGAACTTGCAGAGTTAGTCGCGCGTTTAAAATTAAGACTAAAGGCGAAATCTGGAGCGAGTATTAAGGCTCTGGTGCTAAAATTAAAATCTTATGACTTTCAACGGACAACGTGTGAAGCTCAATACAATACTATTGATATGGCGGTGTATCAGCAGTTATTACACAAAGCCTATTTACGCCATAATAAAGTGATACGTTTATTAGGTGTGGGTGTACGTTTTTGTAACCAAGACAATATAGAGCAATTAGTCTTGTTTTAG
- a CDS encoding uroporphyrinogen-III synthase produces the protein MSSLSGLTVAVTRPIQYAGELGRYLTAQGARVILAPTLELKAKNFRLGEDFNSVDSLIFISQFSVHAFFEQFNQFSKSDERLDLSNKRFFAIGEKNRTSFS, from the coding sequence ATGAGTTCTCTATCCGGCTTAACGGTTGCGGTTACGCGCCCTATCCAGTATGCCGGTGAGCTAGGGCGTTATTTAACGGCTCAGGGTGCGCGCGTTATCTTGGCTCCGACCTTGGAACTTAAGGCAAAAAATTTTAGGCTAGGCGAAGATTTCAACAGTGTTGATTCACTGATTTTTATTAGCCAGTTTTCAGTCCATGCTTTTTTTGAACAGTTTAATCAATTTTCTAAGAGTGATGAGCGTTTAGATTTATCGAATAAACGCTTTTTCGCCATTGGCGAAAAAAACCGCACAAGCTTTAGCTGA
- a CDS encoding LysR substrate-binding domain-containing protein produces MRLPPLRSLQVFICAAKHLNFTRAAEELFVTHVSVSLQVKQLEEYLGVKLFRKVGRKLELTPFAADYARNLQTAFDQIEQATEHFLLANEHNNLLNVVVPNIFAMRWLMPKLSEFQQLHPHIEVRLCSPNYKGQDYIRKLEQGAADIVICLDFDADFSGKKLQCDFIFQEELVLICRPDHEVAKTKQLTAETTLLLMNTVHRKKFWEQYLREMTGENHSLAEYRTMIFQDSNQVIHAASNGLGVGLANRSYVSELVNLNRISIPIDLAIPGGCYACLTSEQNLKREKVQIFRNWLLSMIK; encoded by the coding sequence ATGCGACTACCGCCGTTACGCTCACTGCAGGTGTTTATTTGTGCTGCTAAACACCTTAATTTTACCCGAGCTGCTGAGGAATTATTTGTAACACATGTTTCTGTGAGCTTGCAGGTTAAGCAGCTAGAAGAGTATTTGGGGGTGAAGTTATTTCGCAAGGTTGGCCGTAAGCTTGAGTTAACGCCATTTGCTGCAGATTATGCGCGGAACTTGCAAACGGCTTTTGACCAAATAGAGCAAGCCACTGAACATTTTCTGCTTGCGAATGAGCATAATAACTTATTGAATGTAGTTGTACCTAATATTTTCGCTATGCGTTGGCTGATGCCAAAGCTTTCTGAGTTCCAACAACTGCACCCTCATATCGAAGTGCGGCTATGCTCACCCAATTACAAAGGACAGGACTACATTCGTAAACTTGAGCAGGGCGCTGCAGATATTGTGATTTGTTTGGATTTTGATGCGGATTTTTCCGGGAAAAAATTACAGTGTGACTTTATTTTCCAAGAAGAATTAGTGCTAATTTGTCGGCCTGATCATGAAGTTGCCAAGACAAAGCAATTAACTGCTGAAACGACGCTGTTATTAATGAATACGGTACATCGTAAGAAATTTTGGGAACAATACTTGCGTGAGATGACCGGAGAGAATCATAGTTTGGCCGAGTATCGCACGATGATTTTCCAAGACTCTAATCAGGTGATTCATGCTGCAAGTAATGGGTTGGGGGTGGGCCTTGCTAATCGAAGTTATGTGAGTGAGTTGGTAAACTTAAACCGTATTAGCATACCCATTGACCTTGCTATTCCAGGTGGGTGCTATGCTTGTTTAACCAGTGAGCAAAACTTAAAGCGAGAGAAAGTACAGATTTTTCGTAATTGGCTATTGTCTATGATTAAATAG
- a CDS encoding uroporphyrinogen-III synthase, whose amino-acid sequence MAKKTAQALAEYGVQADYPKRVADSESLLELSALESKYIQGKNIVIVRGGVGREYLAKVLEERGAFVNYLDGYQRECPATLPNEFTQALASHEVDIVIVTSVASMLNLYQLLSKYSSELDFKLCVTSQRIGKIAIDNKFSLQPLIANSAEVEEIANALI is encoded by the coding sequence TTGGCGAAAAAAACCGCACAAGCTTTAGCTGAATATGGCGTGCAAGCTGATTACCCTAAGCGTGTTGCTGATAGCGAAAGTTTACTTGAACTAAGCGCTCTTGAATCGAAATACATTCAAGGCAAAAATATTGTGATTGTCCGAGGTGGTGTGGGCCGTGAATATTTGGCAAAAGTATTAGAAGAGCGTGGTGCTTTTGTTAATTATTTGGATGGCTATCAACGAGAATGCCCGGCAACACTGCCCAATGAGTTTACTCAGGCACTAGCAAGTCATGAAGTTGATATTGTAATTGTCACGAGTGTTGCCAGCATGTTGAATTTATATCAGTTATTATCAAAATATAGCAGTGAGCTAGATTTTAAGCTGTGTGTGACGAGTCAGCGTATTGGGAAAATAGCAATTGATAATAAATTTTCGTTGCAGCCATTAATTGCCAACAGCGCTGAAGTAGAAGAAATTGCAAACGCTTTGATATAA
- a CDS encoding ankryin codes for MSQVARDTQESFEFLLKLAKSNKGPALKKFIEEHKSLLKQRGEDQLTPLQLAVCSGSIETALIFMQYGGLAALRAKFYSQKNKSSIVHYCLARGWDVVSSESSNLPFGAFVQAAAPLMGERLFALRDIYGINPLGVAVFSGQESATKFFLELEFCKTTMVKHEYDLVNKLREGR; via the coding sequence ATGAGTCAAGTTGCAAGAGACACTCAAGAATCCTTTGAGTTTCTTCTAAAGCTCGCTAAGAGCAATAAAGGTCCTGCATTAAAAAAATTTATTGAAGAGCATAAAAGCTTATTAAAGCAACGTGGTGAAGACCAGCTTACGCCATTACAGCTTGCCGTTTGTTCAGGGTCGATAGAAACTGCCTTGATTTTTATGCAATACGGTGGGTTAGCGGCTTTACGTGCTAAGTTTTATAGTCAGAAAAACAAATCGTCTATTGTTCATTATTGCTTGGCCCGTGGTTGGGATGTCGTCAGTTCAGAGTCCTCTAACTTACCGTTTGGTGCTTTTGTGCAGGCCGCAGCGCCCTTGATGGGAGAGCGGTTATTTGCGTTACGTGATATTTATGGCATTAACCCTCTGGGGGTTGCTGTCTTCAGTGGTCAAGAATCGGCTACTAAGTTTTTCTTGGAGCTAGAGTTTTGTAAAACCACAATGGTTAAGCATGAGTATGATTTGGTTAATAAACTGCGTGAGGGTCGATAG
- a CDS encoding UvrD-helicase domain-containing protein, with protein MRLNDEQLAAVHYRQGPLLVLAGAGSGKTRVITQKIVHLIQDCDIAAKRIIAVTFTNKAAREMKQRISQSLSRQEVRGLMVSTFHNLGLNIIKREARTLGFKAGVSIFDAADSLSLLKELSEQELALSKEALERVQTRISNWKNDLIFADQAMHHAVDEFEQKAAVLYQEYQRCLKAYNAVDFDDLILLPVQLLQTQPEILAKWQHKVRHMLVDEYQDTNMSQYLLIKLLVGQSGQLTVVGDDDQSIYTWRGARPENLSELQQDFPNLKVIKLEQNYRSFGRILKCANTLIANNSHLFDKKLWSALGFGDPLKVIYASDEENEAERIVAEILSHKFKQGARYSDYAILYRGNHQSRVFEQMLRKQRVPYRLSGGTSIFLAFRN; from the coding sequence GTGCGTTTAAATGATGAACAATTAGCTGCGGTACATTATCGCCAAGGACCCTTATTAGTTCTTGCAGGCGCAGGCAGCGGCAAAACACGGGTAATTACTCAGAAGATTGTCCATCTGATCCAAGACTGTGATATTGCGGCTAAACGTATTATCGCTGTGACCTTTACCAATAAAGCGGCGCGTGAGATGAAGCAGCGTATCAGCCAAAGCTTATCACGCCAAGAAGTGCGAGGGTTAATGGTCTCGACCTTTCATAATCTGGGCTTAAATATTATTAAACGCGAAGCTCGTACTCTAGGCTTTAAAGCGGGTGTGAGTATTTTTGATGCGGCCGATAGCTTGTCTTTATTAAAAGAATTATCTGAGCAAGAGTTGGCTTTAAGCAAAGAAGCACTTGAGCGTGTGCAAACGCGGATTTCTAATTGGAAAAATGATTTAATCTTTGCTGATCAGGCTATGCATCATGCCGTTGATGAATTTGAACAAAAAGCGGCAGTGCTTTATCAAGAATATCAGCGCTGCCTAAAAGCTTATAATGCGGTTGATTTTGATGATTTGATCTTATTACCTGTGCAGCTTTTGCAAACTCAGCCAGAAATTTTAGCTAAATGGCAACATAAAGTACGCCATATGCTGGTCGATGAATATCAAGATACCAATATGAGTCAGTATTTATTGATTAAGCTATTAGTCGGTCAAAGCGGTCAACTCACCGTGGTCGGTGATGACGATCAATCGATTTATACCTGGCGGGGTGCACGTCCTGAGAACTTATCTGAATTGCAGCAAGACTTTCCTAATTTAAAAGTGATTAAGCTTGAGCAAAACTATCGCTCGTTTGGTCGTATTTTAAAATGTGCGAATACTTTAATTGCTAATAACTCGCATTTGTTTGATAAAAAACTCTGGAGTGCTTTGGGTTTTGGTGACCCTTTAAAAGTGATTTATGCCAGTGATGAAGAGAATGAAGCTGAACGCATTGTTGCTGAGATCCTAAGCCATAAATTTAAGCAAGGCGCACGTTATTCGGATTATGCTATTTTATATCGCGGCAATCACCAATCTCGCGTATTTGAACAAATGTTACGCAAGCAGCGTGTGCCTTATCGCTTAAGTGGGGGGACATCGATTTTTCTCGCGTTCAGAAATTAA
- a CDS encoding 3'-5' exonuclease has protein sequence MAYLRLLVNPDDDNAFLRVINVPRREIGPTTVCGLGEYAAKREVSLMDACYEMGIIDVLPAAALEKLNTFTRFISETAEHAKNRPIEAITEMLQAIDYDNWLMDTAASPKSGERRVENVRELIAWLERMVAGSETEEVSLQEIVSKIMLIDMLDRQQEEGGEDEVQLMTLHAAKGLEFPYVFLVGMEEELLPHRTSIDEDNIEEERRLAYVGITRAQRALYFTVVMERRRQGEKIATTPSRFLEELPADDIEHEGRPSDSTPEQRKQKGSEKLAMLKQMLAAS, from the coding sequence ATGGCTTATTTACGTCTGCTAGTGAATCCTGATGATGATAATGCCTTTTTGCGGGTGATTAATGTGCCACGGCGTGAAATTGGCCCGACGACGGTGTGCGGTTTAGGTGAATATGCGGCAAAGCGTGAAGTGAGCCTTATGGATGCGTGCTATGAGATGGGCATTATCGATGTTTTACCGGCTGCGGCTTTAGAGAAACTCAACACCTTTACTCGTTTTATCAGCGAGACCGCAGAGCATGCGAAAAATCGGCCGATAGAGGCGATTACCGAGATGCTCCAAGCGATAGATTATGATAATTGGTTAATGGATACTGCAGCCTCACCCAAAAGTGGTGAGCGACGTGTAGAAAATGTTAGGGAGTTGATCGCCTGGTTAGAACGTATGGTTGCAGGTAGTGAAACCGAAGAGGTGTCTTTGCAAGAGATTGTTTCTAAAATCATGCTAATCGATATGCTTGATCGCCAGCAAGAAGAAGGCGGTGAGGACGAAGTGCAATTGATGACGCTTCATGCGGCTAAAGGACTGGAATTTCCTTATGTCTTTTTAGTGGGTATGGAAGAAGAGCTATTACCGCATAGAACCAGTATTGATGAAGATAACATCGAAGAAGAGCGCCGATTAGCATATGTCGGTATTACTCGTGCCCAGCGTGCGCTATATTTTACTGTGGTGATGGAGCGTCGTCGCCAAGGTGAAAAAATAGCGACAACACCGAGCCGCTTCTTAGAAGAGTTACCCGCTGATGATATCGAGCATGAGGGACGACCATCAGATAGTACACCCGAGCAGCGCAAGCAAAAAGGCAGTGAGAAGCTCGCCATGCTCAAACAAATGCTGGCCGCGAGCTAA
- a CDS encoding tetratricopeptide repeat protein, translated as MEDFDTPRAIALIDHPGQIDTVKQLLNNMQLTEHEVVTSLSTESAKTILSTQFDVFFYYFSQSSKLFHIRWLLLQLSKRTVRSPHFVLIQDHTTNQILSLLLEKNKPELLLSKSGCNAGALEKITELMEKREKLSDCYLALEQHNYIKTIEQGQETLADKSLTPTVRVECLRLIAYGYYHLGQLEKALATCDQALTEQNGLTWPYYLRGCIHLQNRDCNAADKEFQRALDIDPSYVIAADELSNSYLKQNRLKEAQKLLGQTVDISPANMERLESLGFIANLNDDPEAATAAMRRLNQIAEESHATLNSSQWLSFAKALCLQVDYDKTGHDAFKELTKLLENNLQLSDEQKDLHVRKSLLQGNFSARLKDQQSASKNYLQAEDLYDNHYHQFTGHSHVDIAQEFYESDHFIAKGDLILRELLWRYRHDSKLYDRIQLFFKSDPFLSTEANTIGIAFYKKKRYQTAVQLLDLAADMRPENSSIQLNAAQANIALFTKAHENKKNALS; from the coding sequence ATGGAAGACTTTGATACCCCCCGCGCCATTGCACTCATCGATCACCCTGGCCAAATCGATACAGTCAAACAACTGTTAAACAATATGCAATTGACTGAGCATGAGGTTGTCACCAGTCTCAGCACAGAAAGCGCTAAGACAATACTTTCAACACAATTTGACGTCTTCTTTTATTACTTTAGTCAATCTTCCAAGCTCTTTCATATTCGTTGGTTATTATTACAACTAAGTAAACGCACGGTGCGCAGCCCTCACTTTGTTTTAATTCAGGACCATACCACCAACCAAATTCTAAGCTTGCTGCTAGAAAAAAATAAACCTGAGTTATTACTCAGCAAAAGTGGCTGCAATGCAGGGGCTTTAGAAAAAATTACCGAGCTCATGGAAAAACGTGAAAAGTTATCAGACTGCTATTTAGCGCTAGAGCAGCACAATTACATAAAAACCATCGAACAAGGTCAAGAAACACTTGCCGATAAAAGTTTAACTCCAACAGTGAGAGTAGAGTGCTTACGTTTAATCGCCTATGGCTATTACCATTTAGGGCAGCTTGAGAAAGCCCTCGCTACCTGTGACCAGGCCCTCACCGAACAAAATGGCTTAACCTGGCCTTATTATTTACGCGGCTGCATTCATTTACAAAATCGTGACTGTAATGCTGCCGATAAAGAGTTTCAGCGCGCCTTAGATATAGACCCAAGTTATGTCATCGCCGCTGATGAACTATCAAATTCTTATCTAAAGCAAAACCGCCTAAAAGAAGCACAAAAACTACTCGGCCAAACTGTTGACATCTCACCTGCTAATATGGAGCGCTTGGAGAGCCTAGGCTTTATCGCGAACCTTAATGATGACCCAGAAGCGGCAACAGCAGCCATGCGCCGTCTCAATCAAATTGCCGAAGAGTCACACGCAACACTCAACTCGTCGCAATGGCTCAGCTTTGCTAAAGCACTTTGCCTACAAGTTGATTATGACAAAACCGGTCATGATGCTTTTAAAGAATTAACAAAATTACTCGAAAATAACTTGCAACTTAGCGATGAACAAAAAGATCTGCATGTTCGAAAATCGTTATTGCAAGGAAATTTTTCAGCACGTCTTAAAGACCAACAATCTGCATCAAAAAACTATCTGCAAGCCGAAGATCTCTATGATAATCATTACCACCAGTTTACTGGTCACAGTCATGTTGACATCGCTCAAGAATTTTACGAATCTGATCACTTTATTGCCAAAGGCGATCTGATATTAAGAGAACTTCTATGGCGCTACCGTCATGATAGTAAACTCTATGATCGTATTCAGCTCTTTTTTAAAAGTGACCCTTTTTTATCCACGGAAGCAAATACCATCGGTATTGCCTTTTATAAAAAAAAGCGCTATCAAACCGCGGTACAGTTATTGGATTTAGCAGCAGACATGCGACCTGAAAATAGTTCGATTCAGCTCAATGCTGCTCAAGCCAACATCGCCCTTTTCACCAAAGCGCATGAAAACAAAAAAAATGCACTGTCATAA